In the Pseudomonas sp. ADAK2 genome, one interval contains:
- a CDS encoding LysR substrate-binding domain-containing protein, translating into MALDRLEAMRAFCRIVEIGSFGGAAESLGLAKTTVSGQIQTLELLLGIKLLHRTTRKVSPTTEGAAYYLRARAVLEDVDDLEASVSLSRSAARGRVHIEMPAGVGLLLVVPALREFTVQYPNIHLDIGCSDRVVDLVQEGIDCAIRGGVVTDPNLVCKIIGQVQLALCASPDYLREAPSLSAPEDLFQHRNLGYRFSANNRRYLPTMFRGDKSFSLDVPVSMYFNNGSAHTAATVAGLGIAFVPRAEAQPLIEQGLLTEVLPDWRLESITLSLVYPYTRHLSARVRAVTDWVSDLMQRNEFWKPE; encoded by the coding sequence ATGGCACTGGATCGACTGGAAGCAATGCGGGCCTTTTGCAGGATCGTCGAGATAGGAAGCTTCGGCGGTGCCGCCGAGTCATTGGGGCTTGCGAAAACGACCGTTTCGGGACAAATCCAGACCTTGGAGTTACTACTGGGGATCAAGCTGTTGCACCGCACCACCAGAAAGGTCTCCCCCACTACTGAAGGGGCTGCGTACTACCTGCGTGCCAGAGCCGTTCTAGAAGATGTCGACGATCTGGAAGCCTCCGTTTCTTTGAGCCGCAGCGCTGCGCGTGGCCGGGTACACATTGAAATGCCAGCGGGGGTTGGCTTGCTGTTAGTCGTCCCGGCACTGCGCGAATTTACCGTGCAGTACCCCAATATCCATCTGGATATAGGCTGTAGCGATCGGGTAGTGGATCTAGTACAAGAAGGCATTGATTGCGCGATCAGGGGCGGCGTCGTAACGGACCCAAACCTGGTCTGCAAGATCATCGGGCAAGTTCAACTGGCACTCTGTGCTTCTCCTGACTATTTGCGAGAAGCCCCGAGCCTTTCAGCGCCGGAAGATTTATTCCAACATCGTAATTTGGGATACAGATTTTCGGCTAACAACCGACGGTACCTGCCCACTATGTTTCGTGGTGACAAATCATTCAGCCTGGATGTGCCGGTATCGATGTACTTCAACAACGGTAGCGCCCATACCGCCGCTACGGTTGCCGGACTGGGAATCGCTTTTGTACCGAGGGCGGAAGCGCAGCCACTTATTGAGCAGGGGCTATTGACCGAGGTTCTCCCGGATTGGAGGCTAGAGTCGATTACCCTTTCACTGGTCTATCCGTATACCCGGCACTTGTCCGCTCGCGTCAGGGCAGTCACTGACTGGGTGAGTGATTTGATGCAAAGGAATGAATTCTGGAAGCCTGAATGA
- a CDS encoding IS1182 family transposase, whose protein sequence is MKRFIEGEARTQVTLLPECLDDYVAEENPVRVVDVFVDELDLGALGFEGVDPAATGRPAYHPAVLLKIYIYGYLNRIQSSRRLEREAERNVELMWLTGRLAPDFKTIADFRKDNGKAIRSVCRQFVVLCRNLNLFSQSIIAIDGSKFKAVNNRDRNFTQGKVKARMQQIEQSIDRYLAAMDSADRATPEVAEAKAERLKEKIETLKKQMQKLKDIEAQLHESPDQQIPLTDPDARSMATSGRGTGTVGYNVQTAVDDKHHLIIAHEVTNVGNDRGQLSNMANQAREEIEAESLTVVADRGYYKGLEILACEQAGITTFVPKPLTSGSKAEGRFGKQDFIYLVASDEYRCPAGQLLTRRHSSVEDGMLLHCYWFSGCQSCAMHKQCTTGKERRVKRWEHEAVIDAMQVRLENDPTMMRRRRQTVEHPFGTLKYWMGATHFLTKTLPRVSTEMSLHVLAYNLKRMMSIFGIAGLLEAIRA, encoded by the coding sequence ATGAAGCGATTTATTGAAGGTGAGGCTCGGACGCAAGTGACGCTGCTGCCAGAGTGTCTGGACGATTACGTAGCCGAAGAAAATCCAGTGCGCGTGGTCGATGTTTTCGTCGATGAACTCGACCTGGGCGCACTGGGTTTTGAGGGCGTCGATCCTGCAGCAACTGGTCGTCCGGCCTACCACCCAGCGGTCTTACTGAAGATCTATATCTACGGCTACCTCAATCGGATTCAGTCCAGCCGCAGGCTTGAGCGTGAGGCCGAGCGCAACGTCGAGTTGATGTGGCTAACGGGGCGTTTGGCTCCGGACTTCAAAACCATTGCCGACTTTCGCAAAGACAACGGCAAAGCCATTCGCAGCGTATGCCGCCAGTTCGTAGTGCTTTGCCGCAACCTCAATCTCTTCTCCCAATCGATCATCGCCATCGACGGCAGCAAATTCAAAGCCGTCAATAATCGCGACCGCAACTTCACTCAGGGCAAGGTGAAGGCACGCATGCAGCAGATCGAGCAGAGCATTGATCGATATCTGGCGGCGATGGATTCGGCGGATCGGGCAACGCCCGAAGTGGCCGAGGCCAAAGCAGAGCGGCTTAAAGAAAAGATAGAAACACTGAAAAAGCAGATGCAGAAACTCAAGGACATCGAGGCGCAGCTCCACGAAAGTCCAGACCAGCAGATCCCCCTCACAGACCCAGATGCACGCTCAATGGCCACGAGCGGCCGAGGCACCGGAACGGTTGGCTACAACGTACAAACAGCCGTCGACGACAAGCACCATCTGATCATTGCCCATGAGGTGACCAACGTTGGCAATGACCGTGGGCAACTGAGCAATATGGCGAACCAGGCGCGTGAAGAAATCGAGGCTGAATCGCTAACGGTGGTGGCCGACCGAGGCTATTACAAAGGTCTGGAAATCCTTGCTTGCGAGCAAGCCGGCATCACTACCTTCGTACCGAAACCCCTGACATCTGGCAGCAAAGCCGAAGGCAGATTCGGCAAGCAGGATTTCATCTATCTTGTTGCGTCGGACGAGTATCGATGCCCTGCGGGACAGTTACTGACCCGGCGGCATTCTTCGGTGGAAGACGGCATGCTACTGCACTGTTATTGGTTCTCGGGCTGCCAGTCCTGCGCAATGCACAAGCAATGTACGACGGGTAAGGAGCGCCGGGTAAAGCGCTGGGAACATGAAGCCGTAATCGATGCGATGCAGGTACGGCTGGAAAATGATCCAACGATGATGAGGCGTCGCCGACAGACCGTTGAACATCCTTTTGGAACGCTCAAATATTGGATGGGAGCCACCCACTTCCTGACCAAAACCCTACCAAGGGTAAGCACCGAAATGAGCCTTCATGTGCTCGCCTACAACCTCAAACGAATGATGAGCATTTTCGGCATCGCAGGACTACTTGAGGCGATCAGGGCGTGA
- a CDS encoding carbonic anhydrase, whose protein sequence is MRDIIDGFLRFQREVYPQRVELFRQLATTQNPKALFVTCSDSRVVPELLTQREPGELFVIRNAGNIVPSYGPEPGGVSATVEYAVAVLGVQDIVICGHSDCGAMGAISRCTCLDHLPAVANWLRHSDAAKAINAAHEFDTPRAKLDGLVRENVIAQLANLRTHPSVALALEQGQMNLHGWVYDIEAGCIDALDGATRQFVSLADSPTTVAIAARNGRQVR, encoded by the coding sequence ATGCGTGACATTATTGACGGCTTTCTGCGCTTTCAGCGCGAGGTTTATCCGCAACGCGTCGAGCTTTTCAGGCAGCTCGCGACTACACAAAATCCGAAGGCGTTATTCGTCACCTGCTCGGACAGTCGTGTTGTGCCCGAACTCCTTACACAGCGCGAACCGGGCGAGCTGTTCGTGATTCGCAACGCCGGCAACATTGTGCCGTCGTATGGTCCTGAACCCGGCGGCGTCTCGGCCACCGTCGAATATGCGGTCGCAGTTCTCGGCGTACAGGACATCGTGATCTGCGGCCACTCGGACTGCGGAGCGATGGGCGCGATTTCACGCTGCACGTGTCTGGATCATCTTCCGGCGGTCGCTAACTGGCTACGTCACTCGGACGCCGCGAAAGCGATTAACGCGGCGCATGAGTTCGACACACCCCGCGCGAAGCTCGATGGCCTCGTGCGCGAAAACGTGATCGCGCAGCTGGCGAATCTGCGTACGCATCCATCGGTGGCCCTCGCGCTCGAGCAGGGGCAAATGAATCTGCACGGTTGGGTCTACGACATCGAGGCGGGGTGCATCGATGCGCTTGATGGCGCGACACGACAGTTCGTTTCACTTGCTGATTCGCCGACCACCGTTGCGATCGCTGCGCGCAACGGCAGACAGGTGCGATAG